From the Desulfosarcina sp. BuS5 genome, one window contains:
- a CDS encoding FecCD family ABC transporter permease produces the protein MKKKLFLIFLGLGLLLTLLITLTIGPVRINVLTVVKILCSGIIDIHRTWPDNFQEIILNVRLPRILLGILVGCALSVSGCSMQALFKNPMASPYVCGVASGGAFGASLVIVFNVSQSLIMPVAFFFSLLTIFVVYYVAKTGSKVSSETLLLSGIALSLFFSAATSFLQYLAEEGELRQIIFWLMGGLWASSWSKVKIVIPVILFGTICLLFFYKEMNILLLGEEQAQDVGVNVEKTRKIILVLAALVTAGAVAACGVIGFIGLIIPHIMRIVVGPDHRILLPASCLCGSIFLVWIDTFARTLISPTELPVGIITAMIGVPFFLLLLRKRKKLSGF, from the coding sequence ATGAAGAAAAAATTATTTTTAATATTTCTCGGGCTTGGCCTTTTGCTGACACTGCTGATAACTTTAACCATAGGCCCGGTCCGGATAAATGTTCTGACAGTAGTAAAAATACTATGTTCCGGAATTATTGATATACATAGAACATGGCCGGATAATTTTCAGGAGATTATACTGAATGTAAGACTGCCGCGGATACTGCTGGGAATTCTTGTGGGGTGTGCATTAAGCGTTTCAGGATGTTCCATGCAGGCGCTGTTTAAAAATCCGATGGCATCTCCGTATGTATGCGGCGTGGCTTCCGGCGGCGCATTCGGAGCTTCTTTAGTTATAGTTTTTAATGTTTCACAGAGCCTTATAATGCCGGTTGCGTTTTTCTTTTCCCTGCTTACGATATTTGTTGTTTATTATGTTGCAAAAACAGGCAGCAAGGTTTCAAGCGAAACGCTTTTACTGTCAGGCATCGCCCTGTCGCTTTTTTTCTCAGCGGCTACTTCATTTCTACAATATTTGGCGGAAGAAGGCGAACTGCGTCAGATAATATTCTGGCTTATGGGCGGATTGTGGGCAAGCAGCTGGAGTAAAGTGAAGATTGTTATCCCTGTAATCTTATTTGGAACAATATGCCTGCTCTTTTTCTATAAAGAGATGAATATCCTTCTTCTCGGTGAAGAACAGGCGCAGGATGTAGGTGTGAATGTTGAGAAAACAAGAAAAATTATCCTTGTGCTTGCCGCCCTGGTAACCGCGGGCGCTGTTGCTGCCTGCGGAGTTATCGGGTTTATCGGATTAATTATTCCGCATATAATGAGAATAGTTGTAGGCCCTGATCACAGGATTCTTCTCCCTGCATCCTGTTTATGCGGCAGTATATTTCTTGTATGGATAGATACTTTTGCAAGAACACTTATCTCCCCCACTGAACTGCCGGTGGGAATTATTACAGCTATGATCGGGGTGCCGTTTTTTCTGCTTTTGCTGCGCAAGAGAAAAAAGTTATCGGGATTTTAA
- a CDS encoding IS4 family transposase, which translates to MDIFNIPKKNFNPQSHARFLKPLQKIFPDTPQLKSRGHRPLKMTFEDQLHALIFFHLQEHESARDLIQHLKEDDFAKECVAPDGGISRSSFSEIINSRGLEQLEYVFQALCSQAQNALPSNYSDLGELVSIDGSLIDAVLSMYWADYRKGAKKAKGHFGFDVNRKIPIKIHLTNGNGAERPFVRSILTKGQTGIMDRGYQSHKDFDLLQDEKKHFVCRIKAKTTRTIIKEQPVDPDSYIFYDAVVLLGTPGVNQTRKPVRLVGYKIAGVKYFVATDRYDLTAEQVATVYKLRWDIETFFKWWKKHLKVYHLIAHSRYGLMVQILAGLITYLLMAIYCHEQFNEPVSIKRIRQLRNTIQNELRTDEKNVWSNNLIIKEQMLYAKT; encoded by the coding sequence ATGGACATATTCAATATCCCAAAAAAGAATTTTAATCCCCAATCTCATGCTCGATTTCTCAAACCTTTGCAAAAGATTTTTCCTGACACGCCACAGCTTAAATCCCGAGGTCACAGGCCATTGAAAATGACTTTTGAAGATCAGCTTCACGCACTGATATTTTTCCATCTACAAGAACATGAATCAGCTCGTGATCTTATTCAACACCTTAAAGAAGACGATTTTGCCAAAGAATGTGTCGCTCCAGATGGAGGGATCAGTCGTAGCAGTTTTTCCGAAATTATCAATTCTCGAGGGCTTGAACAGCTTGAATATGTTTTTCAAGCTCTTTGCAGCCAGGCACAAAATGCTTTACCATCAAATTATTCAGATCTCGGTGAACTCGTTTCCATTGATGGATCTTTAATTGATGCAGTTCTGTCCATGTACTGGGCTGATTACAGAAAAGGCGCTAAAAAAGCAAAAGGCCATTTCGGCTTTGATGTCAATCGCAAGATTCCTATAAAAATTCATCTGACAAATGGAAATGGCGCTGAACGCCCCTTTGTCAGGTCTATCCTTACAAAAGGCCAAACAGGAATCATGGATCGGGGGTATCAATCACATAAGGATTTTGATCTTCTTCAGGATGAAAAAAAACATTTTGTTTGCCGCATCAAAGCGAAAACAACAAGAACTATTATCAAAGAGCAGCCTGTTGATCCCGACAGCTATATTTTTTATGATGCTGTGGTTCTTCTTGGCACTCCTGGGGTAAACCAGACCAGAAAGCCGGTTCGACTGGTTGGTTATAAAATTGCCGGTGTCAAATATTTTGTGGCAACTGATCGTTATGATCTTACAGCCGAGCAGGTTGCAACCGTTTATAAGCTTAGATGGGATATCGAAACTTTTTTCAAATGGTGGAAGAAACATTTAAAAGTGTACCACTTGATTGCTCACAGTAGATATGGCCTGATGGTTCAAATCCTTGCGGGGTTAATAACCTACCTGCTTATGGCCATATACTGCCATGAACAGTTTAATGAACCTGTATCAATAAAGAGGATTCGTCAGCTTAGAAATACCATCCAGAACGAATTACGTACTGACGAAAAAAACGTATGGTCTAATAATCTGATTATCAAAGAGCAAATGCTATATGCAAAAACTTAA
- the ltrA gene encoding group II intron reverse transcriptase/maturase — MGDTQMSQTISTKSREIARTVACNSRPIEWGQPPVLTGGSSLIKIELLAQSNPELVFTSVVHRIDFDLLKQSFRKIRKSKSAGVDKVTAKEYAENLDQNLYNLYERLRRGQYVASPVKRIWIDKEGGKKRPIGIPVLEDKIVQKAAAAILNVIFDRNFYNFSHAFRKGRSQHMAIKDLREQCLKQNISWIVSADITGLFDNINHELLKDMIRRRVSDGGMIRLIGKWLNAGVMEEGNLTYSETGTPQGGVISPVLSNIFLHYVLDDWYVKEVIPRMKGRCSIIRWADDFILGFEYEKDALRVMDVLPRRFEQFELSLHPEKTKLIRFSKRISGKGNGTFDFLGFTFYWSKSLKGYMVIKKKTARKRSSRFMKRIWIWCKDNRHKPMAEQYEILCSKLRGFYQYFGVISNYKVLEVVFEYTEKAWRRWLSRRSHKGEVMFEDLRTTYPLPLPRIVHNI, encoded by the coding sequence ATGGGAGATACACAGATGTCACAAACCATATCAACAAAAAGCCGAGAAATTGCAAGAACGGTCGCTTGCAATTCCAGACCGATAGAATGGGGACAACCACCGGTGTTAACAGGTGGGTCATCCCTTATCAAAATCGAGCTGCTTGCTCAAAGTAATCCTGAACTGGTATTTACATCAGTAGTCCATCGGATAGACTTTGATTTACTGAAACAATCCTTTCGTAAAATTCGGAAAAGCAAATCTGCAGGAGTGGACAAGGTTACGGCAAAGGAGTATGCCGAAAATCTTGATCAAAACCTCTATAATCTGTATGAACGACTGCGGAGAGGACAGTACGTTGCGTCTCCTGTAAAGCGTATCTGGATAGACAAGGAAGGAGGGAAAAAGCGTCCAATTGGCATACCTGTACTTGAGGATAAAATTGTCCAGAAAGCAGCAGCAGCCATATTGAATGTCATATTTGACAGGAATTTTTACAATTTTTCCCATGCATTCAGAAAAGGTCGGAGCCAACACATGGCAATCAAAGATTTACGTGAGCAATGCTTGAAGCAGAATATCAGCTGGATAGTAAGCGCAGATATTACAGGACTATTTGACAATATTAATCACGAGTTACTTAAAGACATGATACGTCGGAGAGTAAGTGACGGCGGAATGATTCGCCTGATAGGGAAGTGGTTGAATGCAGGCGTAATGGAGGAAGGCAACCTGACGTACTCTGAAACGGGCACTCCACAGGGAGGAGTAATTTCCCCTGTGCTCAGTAATATCTTTCTTCATTATGTTTTAGATGACTGGTACGTGAAAGAAGTGATCCCCCGGATGAAAGGGAGATGCTCCATCATACGCTGGGCGGATGATTTCATCCTCGGGTTCGAGTATGAAAAAGACGCATTGCGTGTCATGGATGTATTACCCAGGCGGTTCGAACAGTTCGAGCTGTCACTTCACCCGGAAAAGACAAAACTGATTCGATTTTCCAAACGCATTAGCGGAAAGGGAAACGGGACGTTTGATTTTTTAGGGTTTACATTTTACTGGTCAAAATCATTAAAAGGGTACATGGTAATAAAGAAAAAGACGGCAAGAAAGCGTTCAAGCCGTTTTATGAAGAGAATATGGATATGGTGCAAGGATAACCGTCATAAGCCAATGGCCGAGCAGTATGAGATTCTTTGCAGTAAACTGCGAGGTTTTTACCAGTACTTTGGAGTAATAAGTAACTACAAAGTGCTGGAAGTTGTGTTTGAATATACTGAGAAAGCATGGCGTCGATGGTTAAGCCGAAGAAGTCACAAGGGCGAAGTAATGTTCGAGGACTTGCGCACAACATACCCACTGCCATTACCCAGAATAGTCCATAATATTTGA
- a CDS encoding nicotianamine synthase family protein, which translates to MHDINYSHKHELGEHDFSGCCKDCHTSVLIIKPHIMAFAARIKRYTREMLSALQPDEVYRLYQILDDLAHMDTGTHLAGLILEEPDINKALPIIRSYYSTFFDIHETYLAQELLKSDNPWEILKAFPLYPRYETLIRNQVKARHITNKSRLVFIGCGAVPMSLILLSRLYGIRSIGLESSKETAKLSTKVIQALGLEKEVEIIHSDDLDLEKLDWDIALVAALAEPKARIFKSLGRVLEERKDAFVIFRTYTGMRAVLYEPVQPADIKGFKIVKEILPTGRVNNTTVFAELEG; encoded by the coding sequence ATGCACGATATAAATTATTCACACAAGCATGAGCTGGGTGAACATGATTTTTCAGGCTGCTGCAAGGATTGCCATACAAGCGTGCTTATCATTAAACCGCATATCATGGCGTTTGCCGCCCGGATAAAGCGTTATACCAGGGAGATGCTTTCGGCCCTTCAACCGGATGAAGTTTACAGGCTTTATCAGATTTTAGATGATCTTGCTCACATGGATACCGGGACCCATCTTGCCGGGCTAATTCTTGAAGAACCTGATATCAATAAAGCGCTTCCGATAATCCGTTCCTATTACAGCACGTTTTTCGACATTCATGAGACGTACCTGGCACAAGAGCTGCTCAAGTCCGACAACCCGTGGGAAATCCTTAAAGCATTTCCGCTTTATCCACGCTATGAGACATTGATAAGAAACCAGGTAAAGGCCAGGCATATTACAAATAAAAGCAGACTGGTCTTCATCGGGTGCGGTGCTGTTCCCATGAGCCTGATCCTGTTGAGCCGTTTATACGGCATCCGCTCAATCGGTCTGGAGTCTTCTAAAGAAACAGCAAAACTGTCAACAAAGGTGATTCAAGCTCTTGGCCTGGAAAAAGAGGTTGAAATCATACACAGCGACGATTTGGATCTTGAAAAACTAGATTGGGACATAGCTCTTGTCGCTGCCCTGGCGGAACCTAAGGCGCGTATTTTTAAAAGCCTTGGCAGGGTCCTGGAAGAGAGGAAAGATGCTTTTGTTATTTTTCGAACTTATACAGGTATGCGCGCTGTTCTGTATGAGCCTGTGCAGCCCGCTGATATCAAAGGCTTTAAAATAGTCAAAGAGATTCTTCCCACCGGGCGGGTAAATAACACCACCGTTTTTGCGGAATTAGAGGGATGA
- a CDS encoding nicotianamine synthase family protein produces the protein MKKNSLYYVKDEFLDSYSSICNLTDEEILCKPDDDFRLHFERLNRLAAMDVDDQDVEEMLYDKKLQPVIKHISYLKKIYGLKMEIEFARSIIDAPDPWRLLKRFKFYPNYLELARMEYQGGDLKPDDKVVFIGSGPLPMSLVSLYKQYGVKGIGIEQVPEYANLSQKLVKALELTDYIRIISGNHLSLPAHEKVQLIMVGADACPKDEIFKHLAKTLENGTKLSYRIYEKGLRRLLDDKPVLDIPHELREYAHIRPKPPVNNTPVFLVKDIGRQDKGD, from the coding sequence ATGAAAAAAAACAGTCTATATTACGTTAAAGATGAATTTTTAGATAGTTATTCTTCAATTTGTAATCTTACGGATGAAGAAATACTTTGCAAACCTGACGATGATTTCCGCTTGCATTTTGAAAGACTGAACCGCCTGGCCGCGATGGATGTTGATGATCAGGATGTTGAAGAAATGCTTTACGATAAAAAACTTCAGCCGGTCATAAAACATATCTCCTATCTGAAAAAAATATACGGTCTTAAAATGGAGATTGAGTTCGCCCGATCGATTATTGACGCTCCGGATCCCTGGAGATTGCTTAAGCGTTTTAAGTTTTATCCCAATTATCTTGAGCTGGCACGTATGGAATATCAGGGAGGGGATCTGAAACCGGACGACAAAGTCGTTTTTATAGGAAGCGGGCCTTTGCCGATGAGTCTTGTCTCTCTCTACAAACAATACGGGGTTAAAGGCATCGGCATTGAACAAGTTCCGGAATATGCAAATCTTTCCCAAAAACTTGTCAAAGCCCTTGAACTCACCGACTATATTCGTATCATTTCAGGAAACCATTTATCTTTACCTGCGCACGAAAAGGTTCAACTGATCATGGTCGGCGCTGATGCCTGCCCAAAAGATGAAATTTTTAAACATCTCGCAAAAACCCTTGAGAATGGAACAAAGCTTTCCTACAGGATCTATGAAAAAGGCTTAAGACGCCTTCTGGATGACAAACCGGTTTTGGATATTCCCCATGAATTGAGGGAATATGCACACATACGTCCTAAACCGCCGGTTAATAATACTCCTGTCTTTCTGGTCAAAGATATCGGCAGGCAAGATAAGGGAGATTAA
- a CDS encoding TonB-dependent receptor has protein sequence MKNFLLWAFIFALFFTLHGLAIAEDNNEGEVIKLGKVVVTATRTEKDVDSAPGSITVITSEDIQKHKIYALDEAIKYEAGVFAKRVKGLSESMAKVQLRGLHGQDMTLVLLDGLPLNDGYNGSVDWNTISTENVERIEIIRGPSSALYGGNAMGGVINIITKTPDKFYANTKLGYGRSDTYHDDTYRYSINIGDRFMDKLSVGLGFEREETNGYPTCLITSSISSGAGTLTGGWETENTSGTRKWVVGDRGDNSAKRWNLNLKTKYDLTDTGSLAFNFQRGLHRYDYDSPHTYLRDENGNPAFTGSVDVGGGQYATVTPLIYANYSGISEKENSNYSLVYKEMFGPFAFNGKAGYQKREKWYTSAKPSLTQSYDNARGTLSESDSDSWFTDLQASLPLGAEHLLTFGLYFRHDDIETDNYNISFFRDEHSKTEKTTIIEGNDRFYAVYLQDEWQIIDKLTLFTGIRLDYWEAFDGESGNVGDVEKFDEPEDSAFSPKVALVFKPVADTIIKGSVGKAFRAPNIYDLYSSWSSGSKTYHFNPDLDPETLWNYEIGVDQYLFSRRIKLFATYFHTDIDDLIYKHSEKIGGHTHYYKENASEAEIDGIELGISAKPVNWLKLWGNYTYNDSEIKKHDYKPEFEGKKIEDMPLRTGNVGVDITYKWITASLEGQYMGKFYSGALNDDVKDVYGGYTEKYWLWDTKISMAPVDNLELSFSVENLFDREYYEYYVGSERSYFVEVSLKW, from the coding sequence ATGAAAAATTTTTTGTTATGGGCATTTATATTCGCTCTGTTTTTTACCCTCCACGGCCTTGCCATTGCGGAAGATAATAACGAAGGCGAGGTAATCAAGCTTGGCAAAGTGGTGGTCACGGCAACAAGAACAGAAAAGGATGTAGACAGCGCACCTGGCAGCATTACCGTAATCACAAGTGAGGATATTCAAAAACATAAGATTTATGCCCTGGATGAAGCTATAAAATATGAAGCCGGTGTTTTTGCCAAACGCGTCAAGGGACTTTCCGAATCGATGGCCAAGGTTCAACTCAGGGGGCTGCACGGACAGGATATGACCCTTGTTTTGCTGGACGGGCTGCCGCTGAATGATGGGTACAACGGAAGTGTTGACTGGAACACTATCAGCACGGAAAATGTGGAGCGGATCGAGATTATCAGGGGGCCTTCATCCGCTCTTTACGGCGGCAACGCCATGGGCGGCGTAATTAACATTATTACCAAAACACCGGATAAGTTTTACGCAAATACAAAGCTGGGATACGGCCGTTCCGATACATACCATGATGACACATACCGGTACAGCATTAATATAGGCGACAGGTTCATGGACAAACTTAGCGTGGGCCTTGGTTTTGAACGTGAAGAGACAAACGGTTATCCGACCTGTTTAATAACAAGCTCGATCAGTTCCGGAGCAGGAACCCTTACAGGCGGCTGGGAAACTGAAAACACCTCGGGAACCCGCAAATGGGTGGTCGGCGACAGGGGTGATAATTCAGCCAAACGATGGAACTTGAATCTGAAAACAAAATACGATCTTACGGATACCGGAAGTCTTGCTTTTAATTTTCAGAGGGGACTCCACCGGTATGACTATGACAGTCCTCATACTTATTTGCGGGATGAAAACGGGAACCCGGCATTCACCGGAAGCGTTGATGTTGGCGGAGGCCAGTATGCCACTGTAACGCCGTTAATTTATGCCAACTATTCCGGAATAAGCGAAAAAGAGAATTCCAACTATTCCCTGGTATACAAAGAGATGTTTGGACCGTTTGCCTTTAACGGTAAAGCCGGATATCAAAAAAGGGAGAAATGGTACACCTCAGCCAAGCCATCATTAACACAAAGCTATGATAATGCCAGGGGCACATTATCCGAAAGCGATTCTGATTCCTGGTTTACTGATCTGCAGGCCAGCCTGCCTTTGGGAGCTGAACATCTTTTAACATTCGGTTTATATTTCCGGCATGATGATATTGAAACTGACAACTATAATATTTCTTTTTTTCGGGATGAGCACAGCAAAACGGAAAAAACCACAATCATCGAAGGGAACGACCGATTTTATGCGGTCTATCTTCAGGATGAATGGCAGATTATAGACAAGCTTACCCTTTTTACGGGTATCCGTCTTGATTACTGGGAGGCGTTTGACGGAGAATCGGGCAATGTCGGTGATGTGGAAAAATTCGATGAGCCGGAAGACTCCGCTTTCAGCCCCAAGGTTGCGCTTGTATTTAAACCTGTTGCCGACACCATAATTAAGGGATCTGTTGGCAAGGCTTTTCGCGCTCCTAATATCTATGATCTTTACAGCTCATGGTCGTCAGGCAGTAAAACCTATCATTTTAACCCTGATCTTGATCCTGAAACCTTGTGGAATTATGAAATCGGCGTTGATCAGTATCTTTTTTCAAGGCGGATAAAACTCTTCGCCACCTATTTTCATACAGATATTGATGATCTGATTTACAAACATTCTGAGAAAATTGGTGGACACACTCATTACTACAAAGAGAACGCAAGCGAAGCTGAAATCGATGGAATTGAGCTGGGGATCAGCGCAAAACCTGTTAACTGGCTCAAGCTCTGGGGCAACTATACCTATAATGATTCTGAAATCAAAAAACACGATTATAAGCCAGAATTCGAGGGTAAAAAAATAGAAGATATGCCTTTAAGAACCGGTAATGTCGGCGTTGACATCACTTATAAATGGATTACCGCGAGCTTGGAAGGCCAGTATATGGGGAAGTTTTATAGCGGTGCGCTGAATGATGATGTAAAAGACGTGTACGGCGGCTATACTGAAAAATACTGGCTATGGGATACAAAGATCAGCATGGCGCCTGTTGATAATCTTGAACTCTCCTTTTCCGTAGAGAACCTTTTTGACAGGGAATATTATGAATATTATGTGGGCAGCGAGCGTAGTTATTTTGTAGAGGTAAGCCTGAAGTGGTAA
- a CDS encoding alanine racemase, with the protein MTEKLLDSSKSIPTPFLLVEEKIIKKNINRIYNYARLHGFAVRPHIKTHKSLYLARLQIDTGAVGIAVAKVGEAEKMAELGWLDITIAYPAIGNERALRLAGLSCKQKIRVAVDSEYGIDELAKAAAMHKTVIGIHIMFDAGLHRCGVSDQEQIIRLAQHIEKHAGLRYEGIQIYLGHLYGDAAGNPQSFKQINRLWEPVYEALCSAGFCPQTVSSGSTPSLEKTHLVSHVNEIRVGTAFLNDYFVVKFGHCALENCAARVVATVVSDVTPGQVIIDAGSKGLSAKQLLRRDNLEMGYIPAYPEARIFRLHEEHGWLDVSHCKNPPGIGQRLSIIPVNVSLCFNLYDYFYLLSSDGTLQKERIDARGLYI; encoded by the coding sequence GTGACGGAAAAATTATTAGATAGCAGTAAATCGATTCCGACTCCTTTTCTCCTTGTAGAAGAAAAAATTATAAAAAAAAACATAAACCGCATTTATAATTATGCAAGACTGCATGGATTTGCGGTAAGACCCCACATTAAAACCCACAAATCCCTTTATCTTGCCCGCCTGCAGATTGATACGGGAGCTGTCGGCATTGCAGTCGCAAAAGTCGGGGAAGCAGAAAAAATGGCGGAACTTGGGTGGCTGGATATTACCATAGCCTACCCGGCCATAGGAAACGAACGTGCGCTGCGATTGGCCGGGCTTTCTTGTAAACAAAAAATAAGAGTTGCGGTCGATTCCGAATATGGAATCGACGAGCTTGCAAAAGCAGCGGCCATGCATAAGACTGTCATCGGCATTCATATAATGTTCGACGCCGGACTTCACAGGTGCGGAGTTTCCGATCAGGAACAAATTATAAGGCTTGCTCAACATATAGAAAAACATGCAGGACTTCGCTATGAAGGCATCCAGATCTACCTGGGACATTTGTACGGAGATGCTGCCGGGAATCCGCAAAGTTTCAAGCAGATTAATCGGTTATGGGAGCCGGTCTATGAAGCTTTGTGCTCTGCCGGATTCTGTCCGCAAACGGTTTCATCCGGTTCCACGCCTTCCCTGGAAAAGACCCATCTTGTCTCGCACGTTAATGAAATAAGGGTGGGAACAGCTTTTTTAAACGATTATTTTGTTGTAAAGTTTGGACACTGCGCCCTGGAAAATTGTGCCGCCAGGGTAGTGGCAACCGTTGTTTCTGATGTTACTCCAGGCCAGGTTATAATTGACGCCGGTTCAAAAGGGCTTTCTGCAAAACAGTTGCTGCGCCGGGATAACCTTGAAATGGGATATATCCCGGCCTATCCCGAGGCCCGGATTTTTCGCCTTCATGAAGAACACGGCTGGCTTGATGTAAGTCATTGCAAGAATCCCCCCGGGATCGGACAGCGGCTGAGCATTATCCCTGTAAATGTAAGTCTTTGTTTTAACCTGTATGATTATTTTTATCTGCTGAGCAGCGACGGTACTTTGCAAAAAGAGCGCATTGACGCCAGGGGCTTATATATTTAA
- a CDS encoding ABC transporter substrate-binding protein, with amino-acid sequence MEIVLIMIRTKCFKLFKFLFAVIYIFLIAGIFGGTAAIVSAGGEPSHPRRIVCLETYPAEIICDLGEMDRIAAVSKFQKHNSYYTFLKNKPVVGGGVGSNINLEMILGVNPDLVFCSYGQADILKTRGLNVYCTKTYNIEGIMELITDIGKIAGKEKEAKKIVAEMKARIQRVEVKVKEVKKRPLVYFEQSSLGKTRSKGSLTHELITRAGGINIAKDEPVPFPLLSQEFIIKKNPDIIILEEWGTKPSSVKERDGWKNIKAVKSGKIFQSKSYYTGYTQRCLDGLEEYAKSFYPELFNK; translated from the coding sequence ATGGAAATAGTTTTAATAATGATACGCACAAAATGCTTTAAATTATTTAAGTTCTTATTTGCCGTAATTTATATATTTTTAATAGCCGGTATTTTTGGTGGAACAGCAGCGATAGTAAGTGCGGGGGGAGAACCATCTCACCCGCGCCGGATTGTCTGCCTGGAGACCTATCCCGCGGAAATAATCTGTGATCTGGGAGAGATGGACAGAATTGCAGCTGTTTCAAAGTTCCAAAAACATAACTCATACTATACTTTTTTAAAAAATAAACCCGTTGTAGGGGGTGGTGTCGGCAGTAATATCAATCTGGAGATGATTCTGGGTGTCAATCCTGATCTGGTTTTTTGCTCGTACGGGCAGGCGGATATTTTAAAAACCAGAGGATTAAATGTATACTGCACAAAAACCTATAACATCGAAGGTATTATGGAACTTATAACGGATATAGGAAAGATAGCAGGGAAGGAGAAGGAAGCAAAAAAGATTGTCGCTGAAATGAAAGCCAGAATACAAAGGGTTGAAGTGAAAGTAAAAGAAGTGAAAAAAAGGCCTTTGGTATATTTTGAACAAAGCTCATTAGGGAAGACAAGGTCAAAAGGTTCTTTGACCCATGAGTTGATCACCAGGGCCGGCGGGATAAATATAGCAAAAGACGAGCCGGTGCCTTTTCCTCTTCTTTCCCAGGAATTTATAATTAAAAAGAATCCTGACATCATCATTCTGGAAGAATGGGGCACCAAACCTTCCAGTGTTAAAGAAAGAGACGGCTGGAAAAATATTAAGGCCGTAAAATCAGGCAAGATATTTCAAAGCAAATCATATTATACCGGATACACTCAGCGCTGCCTGGACGGACTGGAAGAGTATGCAAAATCCTTTTATCCGGAGTTGTTCAATAAATGA
- a CDS encoding ABC transporter ATP-binding protein has translation MELEILDLSFSYNSAKTLDGIALKIKGRDILCIIGPNGSGKTTLLKCMNKKLKPTTGTVLVNDMDILRMNRKEVAKNIGVVPQVSTVSFPFTVYDLVMMGRYSHMGRFNTENENDRAVVHQCLARIGLAHMADKLITEISGGEYQKAIIARALAQQPKILLLDEVTLHLDINHQIEILELVKTLSEEENLAIVMVLHDLSLAARYSTKTIMLQKGRIFAGGRPEDVISIENIRDIYGIEVEIGRSSKGNCLNVIPLSIINREQ, from the coding sequence ATGGAACTGGAAATACTTGATTTAAGCTTTTCATATAACAGCGCAAAAACCCTGGATGGTATAGCCCTGAAAATTAAGGGAAGAGATATCCTGTGCATTATCGGACCAAATGGTTCCGGGAAAACAACCCTTCTTAAATGCATGAACAAAAAATTGAAACCGACAACCGGCACCGTACTGGTCAATGATATGGATATTTTGCGGATGAACAGAAAAGAAGTGGCAAAAAACATAGGTGTTGTACCGCAGGTTTCAACTGTTTCTTTCCCCTTTACGGTTTATGACCTTGTTATGATGGGGAGGTATTCCCACATGGGAAGATTTAACACAGAAAATGAAAATGACAGGGCTGTTGTGCATCAATGCCTTGCCCGTATCGGGCTTGCACACATGGCAGATAAACTTATAACCGAGATTTCGGGTGGTGAATACCAAAAAGCTATCATAGCCCGCGCTCTGGCTCAACAGCCAAAGATTCTTCTTTTAGATGAAGTGACTTTGCATCTTGATATAAACCATCAAATCGAAATCCTGGAACTTGTTAAGACTTTGAGTGAGGAAGAGAATCTTGCAATAGTAATGGTGCTTCACGATCTGAGTCTTGCCGCAAGATACAGCACAAAAACAATAATGCTTCAAAAAGGCAGGATTTTTGCCGGCGGCAGGCCGGAAGATGTGATCAGTATTGAAAATATCAGGGATATTTATGGTATAGAAGTTGAGATAGGACGCAGCAGTAAAGGTAATTGTTTGAACGTTATTCCGCTTTCAATAATAAACAGAGAGCAGTAA